Proteins encoded in a region of the Vicia villosa cultivar HV-30 ecotype Madison, WI linkage group LG5, Vvil1.0, whole genome shotgun sequence genome:
- the LOC131607274 gene encoding senescence-specific cysteine protease SAG39-like → MVSSTQKQYVFVLFFILALSGITSVMSRKLQQSTSLVERHEQWMTEYGKLYKDDAEKDQRFMIFKDNVEFIESFNAANNKPYKLSVNHLADLTLEEFKASRNGYKKRPTTSELTSTSFKYEDVTSVPSSVDWRVKGAVTPIKDQGQCGSCWAFSTVAATEGINQITTGKLVSLSEQELVDCDTKGEDQGCEGGLMEDGFEFIIKNGGITSETNYPYKAADGSCNTATTAPVAKIKGYEKVPVNSEDALLKAVANQPISVSIDASDSSFMFYSHGIYTGECGTELDHGVTAVGYGSANGTDYWLVKNSWGTVWGEKGYIRMQRGIPAKEGLCGIAMDSSYPTA, encoded by the exons ATGGTTTCCAGCACCCAAAAACAATACGTATTTGTTTTGTTCTTTATCCTTGCACTTAGTGGTATTACTAGTGTAATGTCCCGAAAGCTGCAACAATCAACATCCTTAGTAGAAAGGCACGAGCAATGGATGACAGAATATGGCAAACTATATAAAGATGATGCTGAGAAAGATCAACGTTTCATGATATTCAAAGACAATGTTGAGTTCATTGAATCATTCAATGCGGCCAACAACAAACCTTACAAACTAAGTGTTAATCACTTAGCTGATTTGACTCTTGAAGAATTTAAGGCTTCCCGTAATGGTTACAAGAAGAGGCCTACTACTAGTGAGTTAACTTCAACATCATTTAAGTATGAAGATGTCACTTCTGTGCCATCATCTGTAGATTGGAGGGTAAAAGGAGCTGTTACTCCAATCAAGGATCAAGGTCAATGTG GGAGCTGCTGGGCATTTTCAACTGTTGCTGCAACTGAAGGTATCAACCAAATAACAACAGGCAAACTAGTATCCCTCTCAGAACAAGAGCTAGTTGATTGTGACACAAAAGGTGAAGACCAAGGATGTGAAGGAGGACTAATGGAAGATGGATTCGAGTTTATCATCAAAAATGGTGGAATCACAAGTGAGACTAATTATCCTTATAAAGCAGCAGATGGAAGTTGTAACACAGCAACAACCGCTCCTGTGGCTAAGATTAAGGGATACGAGAAAGTTCCAGTGAATAGTGAGGATGCACTTCTCAAAGCTGTTGCTAATCAACCAATATCAGTTTCTATTGATGCGAGTGATTCAAGTTTCATGTTTTATTCGCATGGAATATATACAGGAGAATGTGGAACTGAGTTAGATCATGGTGTTACCGCAGTTGGTTATGGAAGTGCAAATGGAACAGATTATTGGTTGGTTAAGAATTCATGGGGAACAGTGTGGGGTGAGAAAGGATACATAAGGATGCAAAGAGGTATACCTGCTAAAGAAGGCTTGTGTGGCATTGCCATGGATTCTTCTTATCCAACTGCTTAA
- the LOC131607275 gene encoding senescence-specific cysteine protease SAG39-like produces the protein MVSNNQKQYMCVLFLILALGITNVMSRNLQSSSLLSSLEKRHEQWMTEYGKVYIDDAEKDKRFMIFKDNVEFIESFNAANNKPYKLSVNHLADLTLEEFKASRNGYKKRSTTTQLTSTSFKYEDVTSVPSSVDWRVKGAVTPIKDQGQCGSCWAFSTIAATEGINQITTGKLVSLSEQELVDCDTKGEDQGCEGGLMEDGFEFIIKNGGITSESNYPYKAADGSCNTATIVPVAKIKGYEKVPVNSEDALLKAVANQPISVSIDASDSSFMFYSHGIYTGECGTELDHGVTAVGYGSANGSDYWLVKNSWGTVWGEKGYITMQRGIAAKEGLCGIAMDSSYPTA, from the exons ATGGTTTCTAACAACCAAAAACAATACATGTGTGTTTTGTTCCTCATCCTTGCACTTGGTATTACCAATGTAATGTCCCGAAATCTGCAATCATCTTCATTATTATCATCCTTAGAAAAAAGACACGAACAATGGATGACAGAATATGGCAAAGTGTATATAGATGATGCTGAGAAAGACAAACGTTTCATGATATTCAAGGACAATGTTGAGTTCATTGAATCATTCAATGCTGCCAACAACAAACCTTACAAACTAAGTGTTAATCACCTTGCTGATTTGACTCTTGAAGAATTTAAGGCTTCCCGTAATGGTTACAAAAAGAGGTCTACTACTACTCAGCTTACTTCAACATCATTCAAGTATGAAGATGTGACTTCTGTGCCATCATCTGTAGATTGGAGGGTAAAAGGTGCTGTGACTCCAATCAAGGACCAAGGTCAATGTG GGAGCTGCTGGGCATTCTCAACTATTGCTGCAACAGAAGGTATCAACCAAATAACAACAGGCAAACTAGTATctctatcagaacaagagctagTTGATTGTGACACAAAGGGAGAAGACCAAGGATGTGAAGGAGGACTAATGGAAGATGGTTTTGAGTTTATCATCAAAAATGGTGGAATCACAAGTGAGTCTAATTATCCTTATAAAGCAGCAGATGGCAGTTGTAACACTGCAACAATTGTTCCTGTTGCAAAGATTAAAGGATACGAGAAAGTTCCGGTCAATAGTGAGGATGCACTTCTCAAAGCTGTGGCTAATCAACCAATATCAGTTTCTATTGATGCGAGTGATTCAAGTTTCATGTTTTATTCACATGGAATATATACAGGAGAATGTGGAACTGAGCTAGATCATGGTGTTACAGCAGTTGGTTATGGAAGTGCAAATGGAAGTGATTATTGGTTGGTAAAGAATTCATGGGGAACAGTGTGGGGTGAGAAAGGATACATAACGATGCAAAGAGGTATAGCTGCTAAGGAAGGCTTGTGTGGCATTGCCATGGATTCTTCTTATCCAACTGCTTAA